A window of Streptomyces sp. NBC_01142 genomic DNA:
CCGGTCTCGTGGCGGCTGTTCGTCCCGGCCGAGTGGGATCAGGATGCTGAGCGCCGGGCCAGGGCAGGGGTGCCCGAGGAGGTGGGGCACCGGGAGAAGTGGCGCCTGGCTCTGGATCTGATCGACGAGGCGATCGCCTGGGGCCTGGCGCCCAGGGTGATCGTTGCGGATGCCGGATACGGCCAGAACACCGCGTTCCGTCAGGCACTGTGCGACCGCGGTCTGGACTTCATCGTCGCCGTGCGGGCCGACGAATCCGCCCACCGTCACGATGCAGTGCCCACGGCGCCGGTCTGGAGCGGAAGGGGACGCAAACCGGCTGCCCGCTACCGCACCCCGGCGCTGCCGCTGAAGGCCCTGGCCCCTGCAGAGGGACGCAGGAGCTACCGCCAGGCGACCTGGCGCAAGGGCTCCAAAGGCCCGATGCGCTCGCGGTTCAAGGTCCACACGGTGCGTCCGGCCGGCGTCGCGACCCGCAGAGTTGCGATTGCCCAGGCGGGCGGCTCCACCGCCTGGGACGGCGTTCTGCCTACGACCACCCTGCTGAGCGAGTGGCCCACCGGAGAGAAGGTGCCGACCGAGTACTGGCTGACCAGCCTGCCCGCCGACACCCCGTTGCGAGACTTGGCCCGTCTGGCGAAGATGCGCTGGCGTATCGAGCACGACTACCGAGAGATGAAACACGGCCTGGGCCTGGACCACTTCGAAGGCCGCACCTGGCGCGGCTGGCACCACCACGCCACCCTCGTCACCGCCGCCCACGCCTTCCTCACCCTCCGCCGCCTCGACCCAAAAGCAACAGCGCCGGCCTGACCTTCTACCAAGTCCTCCACACCTTGCAGGACCTGCTGTTGTGCTGGACCGGCGCGTGCCCCACCTGCCACCGCCAGTTACCAACACCCACGAGGAAACAACACCCCCCACCCGACTCAACCTAACGAAGTACTACTAGTGTCTCGTGATTCTGTTCATGTCAGTTCGAGTTGTTATTGACGAGTTTCTTCACGTTGGTCGCGACGAGTCGGACCTTCGCGAGGACCTCGCCGGAGGTCGCGGTCCAGGTGAACGGTTTCGCTGTCGTGTTCCAGGAGTTGATGTAGTCGCGGATCTGTTTGATCAGGACGTTGACGCTGGAGAACGTGCCGCGGCGGATGGATTGCCGGGTGAGGATTCCGAACCAGATCTCGATCTGGTTCAGCCACGAAGAACCGACGGGAGTGAAATGGAAGTGGACTTGCCGGTTCTTGACCAGCCACTCCTTGACCTCGGGTGTGGTGTGCGTCGAGAGGTTGTCCAGGACGACATGGATGTCCTTCCCGGCGTACGGTTTCACCGCCTTCTTCAAGAAGGCCAGGAAATCCTTGCCGTTCCGGGTCGGCCTGCACTCGCCGAGCACTTCACCGGTGGTCACGTTCAGGGCGGCGAACAGGTTCGTGGTGCCGTGCCGGACGTAGTCGGCGGTGCGCTGCTCGCTCGCCGCGAAGGCGACCGGCAGCACCGGCTGGGTCCGGTCCAGAGCCTGGATCTGCGTCTTCTCGTCGATCGAGAGGACCACCGCGCCACCCGGCGGAGCCAGATACAGGCCGATCACATCGGCCACTTTCTCCGCGAACGCGGGGTCTTTGGAAATCTTGAAGGTACCCAACCGGTGCGGCTTCAGGCTCTCCTCCCGCCAGACGCGCGCAATGTAGTGCCAGGACACGGTGATGTTCTCGGCCCGCTCCAGATACTTCGCCAACTCCCGCGTGGACCAGTGCGAAAGCCCCGTACGGTCCGGCGGCGTCATGCGCGTCAGCGCAATCACCCGGGCCCGCACCCGCGCCGGCACCTGCTCCCGCGCGCCACCAGGACGCTCACCTTCCAGCCCGGCCAGGCCCTGCTCGGCATAGCGGATCTTCCAGCGGTCCACGGTCGGCAGCGACACCCCGAGCAGCTCGGCAATGTCCTTGCGCCGACGCCCCTCACTCGACCACAGCACGATCCGGCCCCGCGTTGCCATGTCCGCAGGAACATCCCGACTGTTCACCAACTCCCGCAACTCGGCGGCCTGTTCCACGGAGAGCTCCACACCAGAAGACCCTGCCATACAAGATCAAGTAACGCTGACGGAATCACGAGACACTAGCGGCTCTACCTGGACTTCAGAGCTACGTCTCACGTTTGCCGCTGGGCGAGTTCGAGCAGTCGGACTGGATCACGCTCCACACGGATCTCGTGTCGGTCCTGGGCGATGTGCTGGTGCGTCGACGAGGGGGCTGCTGGAAACTGATCGACGACGAAAAGTCGCCGGTCGGCTATCGATATGTCATTGAAGCCGCCGGGCTTGATGGGAACCTGTATCAGGTCGAGCCTTATGGCGTTGTCATGGAGGAGTTCGAGCACCTTCCCATCGAAATCACTCGCATGATCGCAAATGCCGAGGCGTTCTTGCGTGTGACAGTGATTCCGAGTGAAGGCTGACTGAGGACTGTCCCGTAACTACTGGTCACGGGTGAGATGATCTTGCCCTTGACATCGAACTCACGATCCGAACTGCGCCAGCAGGTGAAGGCGTGCCCGTGGGGAGGCCCGTTCGGCTGTGGGGAGGCGCCCCTCCCCACAGCCGAACGGAAGCTGCGAGCTGTCGCGTCGTTTCACTTGCGCGGTGGTGTGATCGGCGGCTTCTTCACCGAAACCTTTCTGGCGGCCGGACCGACGTCATGCCATCGCCCATCCGACCTGCACTCGTACTTGCGGCCATCGCTATTGACGACGCCGCCCTCGCTGTAGTTCTTATTTCCCCACGTGCAGGTCGCCGCGCCCGGCCCACCACCGGGCTGCGGAGGCAGGGCTTGAGCGGCTGTGGCCGGCCCGGCAAGCACACCGGCAGCGGTGGCGAGGCCGAGGACCGCCAGAAGCGTCCGCCGACGGGCGGAGGTCTTGGTCGTGGTCATGGGGGAGGTCCCTTCTGATCGGGGTGGAAAGCATTGGCTCAAGGTTCTCCACGTGATCAGCCGCGGGCCAGCCCCGGGAATTCGGGGCTTGACGTCAAGCGCCAGCTGTGGAATGGGACGGGCTTCGGCGCATGGCGTACCAGCTCGGCAAGCTGCGACAGCAGTCGGGCAGCCGCGGAAGTCAGCCGGCCCGGGCCGCTGCTTCCTGCTGCCGAGCTGTGCAGTGGCAGCAGTAGGACTGCAGCATGGCCTGGCTGTTACTTCACGGCCCACTTCAGCGGGGGCTGGTAGTAGCCCCTGGAGTAGGTGACGTTCGTGACCGTCTTGCCCTCGGGCACCAGGAACGGCGCACACCTCGTGTGGTCTTCGCCCTTCTGCCACGGGGCGTCGGGATCGTCGTCCTCGCAGTCGGCGGGCTTGCTGCTCAGGTCGAGGCCGAGGATGAGCAGTTGCTGGACCGGCAGGTCGCCCTCGATGAGGACGCCGACATCCGACATCACCATCGGACCTGTCATCGGAGCGTCCCCTCCGACGAGCTTGGCGTTGACGTACACCCAGGCCGGGGCCCAGCCCTTGTACTTCGGATCATCCAGTTCGTCCAGGTCGGCTGCCTTGCCCACGACCACCCGCTGCGGGGTGATGGTGAACTTGCCCGTCTTCCCCTTGCTGTCGAGTTCCACCGTCTCCCGGCTCGGCTGCCCGACGCGCAGCGGCTTCTCGGGGGCCGACGAGGCCTTCGACGGCTTTTCGGCGCTGTCGCCGTTCGGGCCGGTGGAGGTTCCGCAGGCGGCCAGGAGCAGGAGGGCGAGTGCTGTTCCGGCGGTGCGTGCGGAACGTCGCGTTGTCTCGGCCCGTATGTGCGTCAGCACGTGATTTCCCTCGTTCATCCGTGTGTCGTGGGCTTGGCGCTGCGAAGGAGCCGACGGAGCCTGCACGACACTGTCACGCCCGAAGTGTATTGATCGCGAGCGTTGTTCACGGTCGCGTGCCTTGATCACGGCGAAGGCAACGCTTTGGTGGAGGTGTTCCGGGCTCCATGCCACGCACCCACCCTGTTCGTGTCCCACGGGAACCGCCGCCGCCTGTCGTTGACAGGCGGCCGTTGCTTCGACGTCGGGGTCAGCGGCTGCCGTCGGCTGCGCCGTGCCCGGACGCATGCGGGTCGGCTTCGCGCCGCCCGCCCCGGCCACCGGGTCCAAACGCACAGTGCCGTGCCGGGAGCCGGGTCGAGGTGAAGACCTTCCCGCGACCGGGCCCCCGGGACTACGCGGCCCGCGCCGGACTACCCGGCCTGCGACGGGAACACAAAGAAGCCCTTGTCCGTGCTGAAGTAGCCGTAACCGGAGGGCCGGGAGAACAGCGGGACGTTCTCCTCGGGAAGGCTCTTGGAGAGCACCTTCTTCGTGCGGGAGTCGACAGCCAGCACGGCCTCCCCGCCCCCGTCCGCGGTGCCGTACAGCACGCCGTTCGGCGAGAAGCGCAGCGGTGTCATCAGGTTCTCGCCGTCCTGCTGCGCCCACACCTCCTTGCCGTCGGCGAGCTGCCATACGGCGGTGCCGCTCTCCGTCGCGGCCGCGGCCAGCAGGCGGTCGGGGGAGATGACGGAGGAACCCTCGGTGTTGATCGTGTCGTTGGGGCTGTCGGCGTAGGCGTACTTGGTGGAGCCGCCGATCTGCTTGCCGCTCGTCAGGTCGTACGTCGCCGTGATCCAGGTGTCCGTGGAGAAGGCGCCGGCACCCCACGCGGTGAGGATCCGGCCGTCGCGTACGTCGAGTACGCGGACGGAACCGCTGGTCCGCTCCTTGTCGTCGTTCAGCTCCACGCCCTGGGGCGGGGTGACGTCCGCGGTGCTCCACACCTTCTGGCCGGTGGCGAGGTCGGACATGACGAGCTGCTCCGGCGCGTCCTCGTACGTGGACGCGTTCTCCACGTGGAAGGCGTACTTGCCGGTGATCAGCGGGGCGTGCGCCTGCCCGCCGTCGATGTCCTTGTTGCGCGGATCGAAGGAGCAGCTTGCCTGGAGCCCGGTGCAGGTGACCTTGCGGGGCTTGCCGCCTTCGATGGGGGTGAGCTGCAGGCTCGCCTGGTCGGCCTGCTCGATGATGTGCCCCTCGTGGACGTGGAAGTCGCCGCCCTCGTGCTCGGCCTTCCCCAGCTGCGCGCCGTCGCTTCCGTAGACGGTGACCGTGGTGATGGTCTTCTCCGCGCTCAGCCCGTCGGACTCCGACGTACTGCTGGTGCGCACCTCCAGCGCCGGAACACCGTCGCGCCAGGTTGCGGCGGCGACTCGGGTGGCCGTCACCTTCAGGTTCTTGCGTACGGCACCGGTCTTCACGTCCCGGAACTCCAGGGTGAGGGACTCGGGTTCGTCGCTGCTGTGAAGGGTGCCCGTCGTGCCGTCGACGGGCTCGTTCTCGTACAGCCCGCCGGTTGAGTATCCGCCGTCGGCGTCCTTGATGAAGAGGAGGGTGTCACCGAGGTCGATGGCGTCGGCGGGCGGCAGGCTCCAGGCCTGCTTGGCGGCGAGGCCGGGTATCGTGGGGCCGTCGTAGACCGGACCCTTGGCCTTCGCGTCGTTCGCCGGGGCTCCAGAACTGCCGTTCTTGCCCTGCGCGTTGGATTCCGAGTCGTCGGAGGAGCCGCAGCCTGCGACAAGTCCGAGCGACAGAACGAGGCCTGCGGCCATCACTGTGTACTTGTTCATGTCCCCGTTGTTCCGTCCTGGCGGGCATTGGTGCGCATGTGTTCCGCACGATGATCTGGCATGCTCACGGCAGCATAAATGCACGGTTGAATCCGTGATCAAGAGGCATCCCGGAACCGCGCATCCCGAACCGCGCACGACACCATGACCGCCATGAGGCCGCCCGCAGCTCCGGGGGGCCGATCACGCCATGGCCAGGTCACGGGACCGGTACCCGAGTGCGTACGCTCGAAAGACACCCGTCCGAACACTGGAGGTGTCCCCATGGGCGGTCACCGCTTTCACCTGGACCGGGAGGGGCATTCGATCACCGTGCAACTGAGGCCGGCATCGGGCGAGACCGAGCTCCTGGTCGACGGCAAGGTGGTCGGGTACCGCCGGGGGCACGGCAAAGAAAACGTACGGCTGGACGCAGAACTGCCCGGTGAGCCGCCACAGCCATTCACGATCAGCGTCGACTGGCCTCAAGGCGCTGGAGACGTGCCCGTCTGCGTGATGGAGTCACAGGGGACGAGCCGTCCGATGCCCGACGTGCCGCTGAGCCACGGAGAAGCGGCGGACCCGACGGGCCGGCCCGCACGCCCGATGCGGCGGATGCGGCGGATGGTACGCCGACGCCTCAGGCACAGCTTTCGGCGCCGGTAGCGTCCCTTGGCCGGGAGACGGCCGCCCACGGTCAGGGGCGTGTGGCATCGGCTCAGTAGACGCCGAGGAAGATGCCGCCCGGTGTGTTGAGGTCGTCGTTGTAGAGGTGGAATGCGCGCAGCGACCTGGCGACCTCCCGCTGGGAGATGAACGCGTCTCCGTCCAGGTCCAGTCGCCGGAAGACGAGCGCGGCGTCAGCGCCGGAGATATCGCAGAAGGCCAGGTACCTGGCGAACTCGTCCCTGCTGATCCGCTTGTCGCCGTCGGCGTCCAGGACATTGAAGATGGCCTGCGCCAGGTCCTCGAGCAGGTGGGACGCGTTCGTGCCGTAGCCCGCGGCGCGGTGCGCCGCCACGAACTCGTCCTGGGACAGACGGTCCTGCCCGGGGGTCGTCTGCGCCAGAAGCCCCAGCCATTGCGACCAGTACGCCTTCTCCAGAGGTTTGATCCTGGAGTCGCTCTTCGTCAACGCATAGCCGGTCGCGTACTTGTCCACGATGCGCTGGTGGTCGTCCCAGGTGACAAATCCGTCTTCGTCGGTGTCCAGGACCGCGAAGAGCTGCCGGAGTCGGCGGGTGATCGGATCGAACGTCGCCATGCGTTCCGTGTCCTTCCGGTGGAGGTGGTTGCGGATGGTGCCTGCACACGGCTGTGTGCCGGCATCGCGGCCAGTGTCGTTCGTTCCCGAGCGGTGTGGCGGCTCCACGGCCACGGCGTACTCCGACGTGTCAGACGCCCAAATGCTGCCGGAGGTTCACCGTACGCCGGACGATCACACGGCAGACCTGGACTGCTGGCGGCAGGCATCGTGAAGTGGTTCCGCGTTGACGCCGCTGAACTGCGAAAACGTGTCCCGGGACGGTGGCTGGGTGAGTGTGACGGCGCCGCTGATGACCGTGATCGGCCGCTCGGAAGGCACGGGCAGGACCCGGACAGGGCACGACCGACAGCGGCGGGCCGCAGTCCGTCGACCGTTACGGGCAGTGAAGGCGATCAGCCGCGGGCGGGCGGGTGGATTCGGGCTCTCGTGCCCGTGGTGGATTCGGGCTCTCGTGCCCGTACATGCCAACCCGCTCCTCCAGGGTGAGGCCTGATTGCACGGGTCTCCGCCGCATGTCGTGAAGAGCAGATAACTTCTCGCCCCGACTCGGAGGAATCTATCGTGGCTGCGGTAGACATTGCGTGCTCGCATGGCTAGAGTTCCTGACGTAGCCAACGGAGTCAGCACGGCGCGGCAGAGACGAACTGGCGCGAGCAGTACACGGCACGGCAGTGGAGTTGCGGGGCCAGGAAGTGCAGGGAGGTCCCGCGGCTGGTTGCCGGGTCGGGCGGCCCCAGGGGTCGCCGAGCGGCACCGTGTTCAGAGCAGTACCGGCCCGAAAGAAGATGAGTAAGAGAGGAGAAGACGCCATCAGGATCGCCCGAGCGGGGTTCCAGTTCGCTCGGGTACCGCAGGCCCCGGAATGGAAGGTGGTCCCCGGTCACGCATCCGCGATCCCCGTCTCTCCGACCTCCCAGGCGGACATGCGGAAACCGAAGGTCGGCGCCCCGCGCCGATAGATGGTGTTGAAACCCCTCGGGGCCCCGGTGCCGTACGGCACCGGGGCCCCTCGACGCGTTCCAGAAGAGGTGCAAATGCCCCCAGAAATCCCATCGAGCACCAGCGATCGATTCGACGATGACGACTACCCCGCCTACACCATGGGCCGCGCCGCCGAGATGATCGGCGCCACACCCGGCTTCCTCCGGGCCATCGGCGAAGCCCGTCTGATCACCCCTCTGCGCTCCGAAGGCGGTCACCGCCGCTACTCGCGCTACCAGCTGCGGATCGCAGCCCGCGCCCGTGAACTCGTCGACGCCGGCACGCCGATCGACGCCGCCTGCCGCATCGTCATCCTGGAAGACCAGCTCGAAGAAGCCCTGCGCCTCAACGAGGAACTGCGCAAGCCCACAGCAGGCGCGGGCGGCACCACCGGATCCTGAACGCCCGTGCATCGGCGAACCCTCGCTCGCCGGGCCGGCCACGGGCCGCCCGGGCGGAGCACGGTGTTCGCCGGCCGGGGAAACAGGCGGGCGGCACTCCAAGGGGCGTCGTCGCACGCCGCCGCCCCTTGGAGTGCCGCAGAACGCTGCGCTCCGCGCAAGCAGATATCTATGGCCGCAGACGCAGAAATTAGCGCAATGTGCGGTGAGGGTTTATGGCCTGACCGGCGGAGTGATATTACTTGCCGCGCTCGGCTGCTTGCGTCGTGCTACCGTTGGTCTCAGTTGCAGTTGTGGTTCCCAAAGACTTCAAGTGCATTTACCGGCTTCCTGTGCCGGTGGGTGCATTTTTGTATTTCCGGTGTTGCTTTCCGGACGGGGCAATCATCGCGGCGACTCGGGGCTCGCACAGTGCGGGCCCCTGGGCACTGCCCCGAAGGAGATATGACATGGCTACTGGCACCGTGAAGTGGTTCAACGCGGAAAAGGGTTTCGGTTTCATCGAGCAGGAGGGTGGCGGTCCTGACGTGTTCGCCCACTACTCGAACATCGCCGCCCAGGGCTTCCGTGAGCTGCAGGAAGGCCAGAAGGTGAACTTCGACGTCACGCAGGGCCAGAAGGGCCCGCAGGCGGAGAACATCACCCCCGCCTGACGCTGAGGCGTACGGCGCAGCTGGGGCCCGCACCATCGCGTGCGGGCCCCAGCTCGTTGCTCTTCCAGGGCCTGCCCTGTGCGCCGTGACGGTCTCACGAGCGGCGCGACCAGCGTATTGCCCTGTTGTCTCACCCGTATGGCGGACGCTCCGCCCATGGCTCCGGACGTAGGTCCGTCAGAGCCCCCTGATTCGGCACCCCGGGCCGCTCTGTCCGGATTATGCCAGTCATCTCAACGCGTCGGCCCGAGCTCTTTCCTTGTCGGCCCGGCTTCGTTTTCGTCTTTTCTTCGGCTCGTTCTTGCGATTCTCTGCGCTGTTCAGTGCTGCCGGGAATTCCTCGATACGTGCCGCATCGAGGAAGGTTCTGCATGAACCGTAATGCCCGCACGAACGACCGCTACTCCCGCTCCCGTACGGGCGGTTCCGCCGGCTCTGCAGGCTCTGGGGGTTCCGGCCGGGACGGCCGCTTCCGCTCGCAGGCGACGGGCCGGCCGGCCGGTTCGGGCCGTTCCGGCGGCTACGGGCGCCGTCCCGCCGCGGTGCAGGGCGAGTTCGCGCTCCCCAAGACGATCACTCCGGGCCTGCCCGCCGTCGAGGCGTTCGCCGATCTCGACATGCCCGCCCCGCTGCTGGCGGCGCTCAGCGCCGAGGGTGTGACCGTGCCGTTCCCGATCCAGGCGGCGACTCTGCCGAACTCGCTGGCCGGCCGTGACGTCCTGGGCCGCGGACGCACCGGATCGGGCAAGACCCTCGCCTTCGGCCTGGCGCTGCTGGCCCGCACCGCCGGACAGCGCGCCGAGCCCCGCCAGCCGCTGGCGCTGGTCCTTGTCCCCACCCGGGAGCTGGCCCAGCAGGTCACCGAC
This region includes:
- a CDS encoding IS701 family transposase, whose translation is MDLGEVEGLRGELAAFVAEVFASVPRRDQRAKGDCYLRGLMLDGRRKSIQPMAERLPDGDMQALQQFVNQSPWDHAAVLRAVAVKTVPVVDPMVWVIDDVSFPKDGKMSVAVARQWCGALGKQSNCQVAVSLHAASDTASVPVSWRLFVPAEWDQDAERRARAGVPEEVGHREKWRLALDLIDEAIAWGLAPRVIVADAGYGQNTAFRQALCDRGLDFIVAVRADESAHRHDAVPTAPVWSGRGRKPAARYRTPALPLKALAPAEGRRSYRQATWRKGSKGPMRSRFKVHTVRPAGVATRRVAIAQAGGSTAWDGVLPTTTLLSEWPTGEKVPTEYWLTSLPADTPLRDLARLAKMRWRIEHDYREMKHGLGLDHFEGRTWRGWHHHATLVTAAHAFLTLRRLDPKATAPA
- a CDS encoding IS630 family transposase — translated: MAGSSGVELSVEQAAELRELVNSRDVPADMATRGRIVLWSSEGRRRKDIAELLGVSLPTVDRWKIRYAEQGLAGLEGERPGGAREQVPARVRARVIALTRMTPPDRTGLSHWSTRELAKYLERAENITVSWHYIARVWREESLKPHRLGTFKISKDPAFAEKVADVIGLYLAPPGGAVVLSIDEKTQIQALDRTQPVLPVAFAASEQRTADYVRHGTTNLFAALNVTTGEVLGECRPTRNGKDFLAFLKKAVKPYAGKDIHVVLDNLSTHTTPEVKEWLVKNRQVHFHFTPVGSSWLNQIEIWFGILTRQSIRRGTFSSVNVLIKQIRDYINSWNTTAKPFTWTATSGEVLAKVRLVATNVKKLVNNNSN
- a CDS encoding DUF1496 domain-containing protein, which translates into the protein MTTTKTSARRRTLLAVLGLATAAGVLAGPATAAQALPPQPGGGPGAATCTWGNKNYSEGGVVNSDGRKYECRSDGRWHDVGPAARKVSVKKPPITPPRK
- a CDS encoding EF-hand domain-containing protein, which translates into the protein MATFDPITRRLRQLFAVLDTDEDGFVTWDDHQRIVDKYATGYALTKSDSRIKPLEKAYWSQWLGLLAQTTPGQDRLSQDEFVAAHRAAGYGTNASHLLEDLAQAIFNVLDADGDKRISRDEFARYLAFCDISGADAALVFRRLDLDGDAFISQREVARSLRAFHLYNDDLNTPGGIFLGVY
- a CDS encoding MerR family transcriptional regulator — its product is MPPEIPSSTSDRFDDDDYPAYTMGRAAEMIGATPGFLRAIGEARLITPLRSEGGHRRYSRYQLRIAARARELVDAGTPIDAACRIVILEDQLEEALRLNEELRKPTAGAGGTTGS
- a CDS encoding cold-shock protein, whose product is MATGTVKWFNAEKGFGFIEQEGGGPDVFAHYSNIAAQGFRELQEGQKVNFDVTQGQKGPQAENITPA